One Stegostoma tigrinum isolate sSteTig4 chromosome 47, sSteTig4.hap1, whole genome shotgun sequence genomic window carries:
- the txnipa gene encoding thioredoxin interacting protein a, translated as MVVNKKLLPTFELVFSSERTYTAGDKVAGRVRLQTAQPLRVTAVRIVALGYARAQLLKGSQPLRQQQDYLHFQETLLPDGENRTSDIDGSMFLQPGKMYEYSFSFQIPEGPLPPSFKGKYGGVCYLVTAYVDREKQPSLETSRDFDVVEPIDVNTPTLLSPVGGSNKKKVTCFFLSDGYVCIAAKIDRKGYCQGDQICINAQFQNNCSRIVMPKAAILAKQTYQVSGNTKVFKEKLNSVRGNHIISGMSESWCDKCLQIPTVKPSISSHIICLEYSLLVYVHIPGSKKLVLELPLVIGTIPYNGMNSRSFSNTSNCSSVSSSSMSWPHMEFPEQMAASPFHVCSASHCLESPTTPLLDDCDGLPESPIFMKSAVFSYGSSPVSSDVDENGNCECMVE; from the exons ATGGTGGTCAACAAGAAGCTCCTTCCCACTTTTGAGCTGGTCTTCAGCTCGGAGCGCACCTACACGGCCGGCGACAAGGTGGCCGGGCGGGTCCGGCTGCAGACCGCCCAGCCGCTGAGGGTCACCGCCGTGCGCATCGTCGCCCTGGGCTACGCCCGAGCCCAGCTCCTCAAGGGCTCGCAGCCCCTGCGCCAGCAGCAGGATTACCTGCACTTCCAGGAAACGCTGCTTCCGGATGGAGAGAACCGGACctcag ACATTGATGGATCTATGTTCCTGCAGCCTGGCAAAATGTACGAGTACAGTTTCAGCTTCCAGATACCAGAAGG GCCCTTGCCCCCCTCGTTCAAGGGCAAGTATGGTGGTGTCTGCTACCTCGTAACAGCATATGTTGATCGGGAGAAGCAGCCATCCCTGGAAACCAGCAGGGACTTTGATGTGGTCGAGCCCATTGATGTCAACACGCCAACCTTACTA TCCCCAGTTGGTGGGTCCAATAAGAAGAAGGTGACTTGTTTCTTCCTGTCTGATGGTTACGTGTGCATTGCTGCCAAGATTGACCGGAAGGGTTACTGCCAAG GTGACCAGATCTGCATCAATGCCCAATTCCAGAACAATTGCTCACGTATTGTGATGCCCAAGGCAGCCATCTTGGCAAAGCAGACCTACCAGGTGAGCGGCAACACCAAGGTCTTcaaggagaaactcaacagtgtCCGGGGGAACCACATCATCTCGGGGATGTCTGAATCCTGGTGTGACAAGTGCCTGCAGATCCCCACCGTGAAACCATCAATCAGCTCTCACATCATCTGCTTGGAGTACTCCCTACTG GTTTATGTCCACATTCCAGGCAGCAAGAAGCTGGTCCTTGAACTCCCTCTGGTCATTGGCACCATCCCATACAATGGCATGAACAGCCGATCATTCAGCAATACCAGCAACTGCAGCAGTGTAAGCAGCAGCAGCATGAGCTGGCCCCACATGGAGTTCCCGGAGCAAATGGCAG CCAGTCCTTTCCATGTGTGCTCTGCGAGTCACTGTCTGGAAAGCCCCACCACTCCCTTGTTGGATGATTGTGATGGCCTGCCAGAGAGTCCCATCTTCATGAAGTCTGCAGTGTTTAGCTACGGGTCATCGCCGGTCAGCTCGGAT GTGGATGAGAATGGGAACTGCGAGTGCATGGTTGAGTGA